The Cognatishimia activa nucleotide sequence AGAACTCCAGGACGGCCCAGCACCTCGCGGTGCAGGCGGTCGCCGCTAAGGGAGATTTGAAAGATGCTTCAACCAAAGCGTACTAAATTCCGTAAGGCGCACAAAGGCCGGATCAAGGGCGATGCGAAGGGTGGTTCCACTCTGAACTTCGGTTCTTTCGGTCTGAAAGCGACCACTCCAGAGCGTGTCACTGCGCGTCAGATTGAGGCGGCACGTCGTGCGATGACCCGCCACATGAAACGTCAGGGTCGTGTATGGATCCGCATCTTCCCAGATGTGCCAGTAACTGCAAAACCTATCGAAGTTCGTATGGGTAAAGGTAAAGGCTCTGTTGACCGTTGGGTCTGCAAAGTCAAGCCTGGCCGCGTGATGTTTGAAATCGACGGTGTGTCCGACGAAGTTGCGCGTGAAGCGCTGCGTCTGGCCGCAATGAAGCTGCCGGTGAAAACACGCGTTGTTCTGCGCGAAGACTGGTAAGTGGTTGGTGGGGTGAAACCCCACCCTACGACGAGATTGACCTCCGGCGCGCAAGCGGCGGGGGTTTTTTATGGCCTGAAGAGAGGGCGGTGCGGCATCTATCTCACTCCGCTTAAACGACTGATACGTCGCTTAGAATTCTTTGGTAAGTGACGCGGTACAGCTTGTTGTTTTGTAGGTATACAGGTCGATATTTGACTGGTTAGAAGTGTGCTTGCAGGTTGCGACAGGGCTGAACCCCCAGATATTCCACTTAGCATTGCGTAATTGTATTGAGAGCTCAGCATAATTGTCCGCTCTTTCGTGGCTGAGCAGCGGGAAATCCTCATCGAATTTTCGTCGTCCGAAAGCGATTCGAGCATGGCTGACGACACCGGATGGAAAAACGTAACCGAGAGAGAGATGGAGCAGGCCTCCTCGATATTGGTTATGGGCCAGACCTGACAAGTTCCGCTCGAGCGCTGCGCCAAACGTAAGTGCTGTGCGCTGAGATAGAAGTTTCTGATATGACAGATGCAAATTGGTTTTCAGGCCGTTCCGATCTGGTTGTCCGGACACTTCGACATATTCTGTACTAACGCGAGTTTGAATGTCTGAATCTGAAGTCAGTCGCTTACGCCAATCAAGTTCAACACCGAAACCTGTTTCGCG carries:
- the rplP gene encoding 50S ribosomal protein L16; amino-acid sequence: MLQPKRTKFRKAHKGRIKGDAKGGSTLNFGSFGLKATTPERVTARQIEAARRAMTRHMKRQGRVWIRIFPDVPVTAKPIEVRMGKGKGSVDRWVCKVKPGRVMFEIDGVSDEVAREALRLAAMKLPVKTRVVLREDW